The stretch of DNA taaatgactttttgtactcaatttagtcctcgactttgatgattttactcaatttagtcctttgttaaaaattctgttagtgaAGAGTTAGAAATAGGGTCTTAATGATAATTTCCcatccttcatcccatttgggatgattccttcttcttccccttattaagattcACACAGAAATGCAAAATTCGTACCAAATCAAACTTCAAcgctaaataaataaatacaaagtaaataaatatttgggtacgAAGATTTACATTTCTGCTTTGATCTTAAGGGGGGAAGAAGAatgaatcatcccaaatgggatgaaggatgaAAAATTACCATTAAGACCATATTTCTAACCGTtcactaacaaaatttttaacaaaggactaaattgagtaaaatcatcaaagtcggggactaaattgagtacaaaaagttatttaggactaaattgagtaaaaccactatagtcgaggactatattgggtattaactcatattgttaaatgaaactgaataacaaatctgacatattgagtatatattatcaaatgaaaatgaagttgAATAATAATGATACTTTGTagtgctataatgaaactacattgtatataaaatacaactaaataacaaaaactgtaattgaattaatataatattataattgtgctataataaaactacagtgtatataaaatgacatAAAACGACATTGTTTTAAGTATAGTCCATATAGTCAACAATCCACaaaatttgtccaaaatatgCCTATGGTTCAATTTCATTGTACACAATTCATTTTAGTGGCATTATAATTACGCCACCAAACTGcacacaaaaatacaattaaaccACTAAAGTATAAATACCGATTACATACAAAATTCTTCTAATGTTATAGAATGCACAAGAAAACAGCATCCCTCCATGTCCACAGGAGAACAAAAAAGTTGCATTCCAATACACTTAACTTGCAATGATCCTCAAACTAACAGTTATACATCACCAAACCTATAGAGTACGAGTCAATGCACAAACTCAATTCCATAGAAGTACactatggattttttttttttttgaaaaccaaacgaAACAACTTATATTAAATCCCTGAAAAAAGACGAAATACAATCAGGAGGGGCAAAATCCCACACACCAAGGACAGAAGAAGAACCAGTCACCTGTGCAAGGACATGAGCtacatgattcgctgacctATTGACATGGCGAACAGAAATGTTCCCAATGCCACTAGCAATATACCGACATTGATTAATAAGTAAACCGACGTAAGAAAAGTCATTACAAGcagaattaaaatttaaacaaaagctTTGGCAATCAGATTCCACAATAATGTTGTTATAACCCCGATTCTTTATCCATGTAAGTGCTTCCTTTACTGCCATTGTCTCCGCAAGATAAGGATCTTTCGCACAAGGTAGAAGACCACTGAAGGCAGCCACAAAATGACCAAAGTGATCACGTATGACTGCACCAAAACCCACATTATCATGCAATAAAGAAGCATCAATGTTACATTTTACCATACCAAGAGGTGGAGGTGACCATACAGCAACTTCATGGATGGGAGTCCCATGCAATGACAAATTAGTTGAGAGATATGACTCCTGCCATGTACTAACACAATTAACAATAAAATTCTTCAAAGAAACATCATTCCAGACCTTTGCATTCCATAAGGCGTCATTGCGTGCAGTCCAAATGGCCCAAATACGAGCAGCCAACTCAATAATTTTTTGAGCATTATTCAGCCGAAGGTAACGCTCTACTAGACCAACAAGAGACCCTCCAATCTGATCAGTAAATCCATTCCATGCAGTCATCGCTACTGGGCATTCACAAAACAGATGGTTAACAGATTCTATCACAGATGGGCATAGAATACACCCACCGTCAGCAGCTATGCCCCTAGCCCGTAAGACCTCTCTGACTGGCAAGATATTACGAACACATCTCCATATGAAATTACGAACTTTCGGTGGAACTCTCATTTTCCATAAGTGCTTCCATGCAGTGAACAGTAAGTTAGTCTCCGGGACCAAAAGAGAATTCGTCTGAGCCTGATAGCCAAGATGAACAGAATACTGACCTCTCAAGTCACCCTTCCAATACCAACAATCTGAAAATAAAGGCGATATCGGAGTCTTAATAATTCGCTCAACATCTTGAGCATCAAAAACATCACGTAACAAATCCAGATCCCAATTTCCATAGCGGTCTAACAGATTACATACACGGGTTTCTCTAAGTTGAGGTGCGCATTCTGTGCGTATATAAGGGTCCTCACTGTCAGCTAACCAGGGGGAACCCCAAACAAGTGTATCTTTTCCATCTCCTACTCTCCGAGCTACTCCATTACGAAGAAGGTCTTGACCTGCCAGGATGCTACGCCACAAGTAACTTGGGTTATTACCCAATTTCGCTTCAAGGAAATTTCCAGTGGGGAAGTACTTAGCCTTTAAAAGTTGACTTACTAACGAATTAGGAGAAGTTAGTAAGCGCCATCCTTGCTTTGCTAATAAGGCAATATTAAACTCCCGAAGTCGTTTAAAACCAAGTCCACCACATTGTTTCGGAACTGCTAGACGTGCCCAACTCAGCCAATGAATTGACCTAGTTGTACTCGAACCCTTGCCCCACCAAAACCGATTCATAATCTTCTCGATGGACTCACAAACACCGATCGGCAAAAGGAAAACCGACATGGTGAAAATTGGCATAGCTTGAGCAACGGTTTTCAAAAGCACCTCCTTTCCTGCTCGTGACAAATACTTCTTCTGCCACATATTATTTTCAGCTCTTATAATCCATAGTGCTATAATAATTTTAGCTTTTGGGAAGGCACAAGGAAAATCCAACAGCTCCAACTTATTAAATTCATAGTCAAAGTAGTCGTCACTATATAGGACTATTGAGTCCACCGAGCTTTCAGGAGTAATGACAACCTTCTCAAGTGCCGGAAAGGAATCAAGTAGCCCCATGATGAAAGGGGTATCATCAGTGTAACCCCCTCTATATCCGTTCAGATTCAAAGTGTGAAGCAATTTATGTCTTTGAGCAACAGCATGAAATTCCTTCGAATGTCTTCGCTCAGgattaaaaaaacaatcatGTGCCACTTTGGAAAACTTCATAAAAGAAACatataacccaaaaaaaaaaaaaaagagagttaaGGAAtgcaataacaataataatggaaaTAACTGAATCTCACAGAAAAATTAATCAAGGAAAAAAGATTACACTTAAATCCATATCAAGTTGGCGTAACTTTGGGCATATTCGAAGCAAATGATTGAATGCAGAAGAAATGTCAGCATCCCCATCCCCATAGCTCTTTGATAATATCAAGTGTTCCACATTTAGTGCAGGTGGTTGTTGTTGTATTCCCCTTCTAGTAAATGCATTAACAAAATCCTTCGAAACCAAATAGAAATCAAGTTGGATCAGCtccaaacaaataatttaaataaataattatctgaataggaaaaaaaaaggtctAGCTAATATACCTCGAGAGAAGTACAATCCAATTCAAGAGTACGAACAGATTCCAAGCCCATTTTGACAGAGAGTTGGTGCAAATTGCAATAGGTGATTGCTAAACTACTAAGTTTTTGGGCAGTAATGTTAATTTCAGACTCGGTTTCACATAATACAAATGACAAATTGTCGAGCATAGGAACATCAAGCAGAAGATCTCCACCCTCAAagtcaatatttttaaaacaaagtGAAGTGAGATTTGGTAATGTGCAATGGGCATTTAGTGGTTCAACAAAGATTCCATCAAGATGCAAGCTCCTTAGTGTTAGGCAAGAAAATATGTAATTCGGCAGCTTGTATTCACCATCTGGCATAACACTAATGTCGATTTCTTCAACACCATTTTGTGTGACAAAAGGGAGCCATTGGTCAAAGCCAAATGACCGATAACTAAACTCTTTGGCAGGGCTAAaaggaaaattgaagaaaaatttgcGAATAAGTCCATTGTGTTGCATGAGAACTTTGTTGATCACGTAAAAACCCATAGAAGTCCAGATATCAATGTCTTCCTTTTCGTCATTGTAATATTTTTCCACAATGTGACAAAAGAAGTCATAACCAAAGTCGAGTTCTGTGAGATTGAGCCAAATATTTCTCCAATGGGTAGACAAAACAGCAAGCCTAGCAGCTTCTAAAGTCGTCAATAACACCAAAATCTTGTCAAGTATATCTGGCGGAAGTTCACTAATTCTATCTCTCTGTATATCTGCAGAAAGCTCACTAATTCTATCTCTCCCTGTATCTGCAGGATGCTCACTAATTCTACCTCTCTCTGTATCTGCAGGATTCTCACTAATTCTATTTCTTCGTGGCCCTCTACGCCTTCGTCCACGACCCATAATCTTAGATAACTTAAATATATGCAaatcaaagaacaaaataaattaaaattgaaacataACCCTAAATTAAAATGGGTGAACTAGGAGATAGTAATTCAATTGCAAGTCTCAATCACAAACAGGAAGATGACAATTATGAAAGATGTAAGATGCAAAATTAATGGAGTCCCTATCCTAGCCCAGTGAATTTGTTCCAGAGCTTTTGAGTATACAAGCATTAAGCATGATTAAGGCAAAAAGATTAATGCACCCAAAATCGTTGTAAAATAAAGATACACTTCGGGGCAACCCTAGCCTAATTGGTCTGTTTGTTCTTcgtaaccacaaggttccaagttATACTCCTAGTAGGAGGGgtcaattgacatccctaaaccccacagaaaaaaaaaaaattaataagggtAACACTAGTCTCAATCCGTGAGCCAGGTCGgatcattaatcaaagatccgaccagTCTCATGTGAGACGATTTCAAACaagtttttgtcaaaaaaaataataataataaagacatTTTTAAGatgaaaaaaccaaaaaaaaaaaaaaaaaaacacacacacacacacaacagcAACATTGTTTTGCATTTGTTAGATGAGACTATGAGGAAGATGAATATGTTGCAGGTGATGGAAAAGAAGGAACACATGAACACAGAAAGGACTAGGTTGTGAAGGTGCGCAGTACATGAAAAGGTTCAAATTTAGACAACAATTTAGAAAATTATAACATAATCAGAAGAAACACACGAATAAATCACATTGAAATAAAGGGGTTTATTCAATTTCAAGCGCTatattgaatattgaatatCAATCCCTAAATGTATGAAGCTAGTGTGAGGGAGAGAAACGAAAGCCGGAAGAATGTACACATAAACACTGGAAAACAGTAGATTGCGGTTTCAGAAAAACCTGTAAGTAATCAAAATAGGCGGAAGAATGGCGGCGAGCTGCGAACAGTAGAATTGATTGAGTTGATAGAGCTTTCCCTTCTATGCTTCGACCCAACACAAAATGTGAACTCGTGTAGTCGTGTACAAAGCCAAGTGCCTAGTACTCTGCACAGAGCAGCGCCAAAAACCAAAATATTTctgcacttttttttgaatagtgGAGTCaatcaaagagtcaatatcccACAACCTCAGATAAggtatttgacaaatatttttacacttaatccttgtaaataaattaaaatttaaataaatcaatatagtgtaaatatattaattatttttaattataatttaaaaagagagatttaaattaattgaataatgagCTTGTGTTGGTAAATAATAGATTCGTCAAAAAATTGACTGATCGTCATTTTAGCATTTTAACCGGAgtcaaaataccaaaaaaattgTGTGGTTCCTCAACATTTTGGAAACGCTTCAGTTTGACTTTGACGTTGTGAAGAAagatcattcttttctcaaaatgctcatgtattatattaaaaaaatatttgtttaaaaaaaaaaaagaaatttgggagaaaaaaagaaaagaaaagaaaagaaacattGTTACTGGAGCCATTAAAGGCTCATTTTAAAAGAAACCTTTTAGGCTCTCAATGCTCCTTAAATGATGCTTCTTAAATGAAGCATTTTGTTTCATAAAAAGAGCAATGCTCCTcttatatagatagatatagtgGAGCCCTTCTTCACTCAGTTAACGATGTGGATTGATCCCACATCGGTTACAAAgagtttttttatattttattttatatatcatttactttgtattattattattattattattattattcatttttctttttattgttattatcattattattacatataggAACTCTTCTTCACTCAATCAATGATGTGGGTTATCTCACATTGGTTACAAAGAGTTttgttcatattttattttatatttattattattatgataatgtTCTTATATGTCTTTttgcatttaattttatttgccaatatatactccataagtttcaatttatatttattgtttatcaATTCTAACTTTACCATGTTAAACcttaaattgacatataacaaaggaaaaaaatgcgtatacatatcgtaactcatatttcgaACACAAAGGATGTAATATTGTAACTCATAGAAATATGATTTACGAtatgtgtaaaaaaaaatttttgttatatgtcaaactaaaagaatatgactaaatgtgacaatgccacaataatcaatgactaaaagtaaaaatttctcaaagttatgtatgtaatatggcaaaattaaaagaatatgactataTGTGACAACGTCACAATAGttaaagactaaaagtgaaaattgtTTAATATCAGAGAtgtaatataacaaaattaaaaaaataagacTAAATATTTTAATGCCACAATAgtactaaaagtggaatttacTCGAGTGTAAAAGGACTACAAGTTCTGTTTTTCATAGGATCATGATATTAGTGCTATATAAGAATTGGTTATAAAATGTGTGACAAAAACAACTAAATCATAGGATCCCCAAGGAACCAACTAAAAGCATAATAAACCCTTCTCTAATACAGTAAATCTCAGAATAGAGAGCAATGATTTGCCTACAATGTCTAATACTGTCTTCTTTCCCGGAAGAGAAGGGCAAAATACAGCAATTGAATATTTTGGTGTCCAAGAAAATGGCTGTAAACATCTCTTTGTTAGCACCACATTGTGGGTATGTTCAGTTTCTGTGTCGAAAACTCCGAAAAAACAAGATTCCCAGGCCAAGGCCTGCAACCGAGAGAGCAGAGATAGCGGGTACTTTGACAGGGTCGAGCGCAGATATTAACCTGTGTCGCCTCGTCCTCGGTTTATGTTGGGATCTGGGTCCTGACCTCTCGCGGAGAAGAGTGCTAAGGTTGTCGAGTTGGAGCATAATTTGGCGTTGGCTACGAGCAATGTTCGACAGCTGGTTTCAAAGAACGAGTTGACATCATTTAAGAAGCCAACAAATACTCTTCCTATGTCTAGTCGATTCTCTAATTGTCATCTCTCTTATCGTCATTTCTCAATTTCGAGGGGGGAgcaaattgtaaattgtaaattcaagtaaaaaaaaacgGTTTAAGAAGAAATGCGAAGAGGATAGAGGATACCTCTTCGGTCAAAGTGGAATCCCTTGCCATATGGGAAAAAGACGACGAGTGTGGCATTATAGATCCCGTCAAGGAACCGTTCTCTAAACTAGATATGAAGTGGGAAGTCGGGGCAGATCCATTGCCGGTTTCAGATAGCTGAGCGATATTTGGGGCGCTAGGGGAACTTCGCCGGTTGCTTAAATTGGAATTCAGTTCTTCCATCCTAGACGTGAAGTCGTCCATCCTATCGTTTAGAGTAGAAATCTGTTCCGATAGCTGTGCAATAGATCCCTAACAGAATAAAACGAAGGAGGAAATATAAAACCAATACACGTAATGAACAGAGGATGGATAAAATGAGCtgcaaagcaagaaaaataatgtacctaaagacaataaacaaatatattcgACTCTTGTAGTGTGCATAAGAGTCACCTGGTTTGCTAATGTTGATGGCAAGACTAAAGCCCTGTCATCGAGCTTCTGATTCGTAGACGAAAATTCATCAACTTTGGATAGGTTTGTGTCCCGATGTGTTGAATAGGAATGTGACATCCCGCTGCAAAAATGTACGTCAATAACAAACTAGTTTGATATCAAAAAGTTTCATCGTAACGGAGCAACCCCAGTCCCCATCCAAATTGGTCAAGCtgttgacttagtaaccacaaggttGCAGGTTCAACTCCCAACGGGAGTGGCTTAttagccttcttgatttgaaccgatCAACTATAAACaacctaggctagtttacctccttCAGTCAACTATAgacaacctaggttggtttacctccttgtgatcctaAACCAGCTAGGCATGTCACAAGGCGAGATTTACCCAGTGCAGACCATCGGAGTAGTGGTTGCAGATTTCCCTCGTCACTCAATAAGTTCCATTGGAACATCACTTAATTTGTTATGCACAAACATAGTCATCCAACCGAACATTCGGTGGCAGATTATAGTTTATTCACATCAGCAGAGGCAGGAATGCCTGGAGGTCTGCTTAGCTTCGAGTTTTGAGTTCTTTTTATATACATTTGGGAAGAAGGGAAGATTAGTAAAAATTAAGGAACAACCTTCAATCCAAATTATTGGTTACTCCCCAAAACCgccaaaatgttaaaatgaaGGTCATTATATCAGTTAACGGTTGATGATgataagaattaagaaatttCACCTTCGGAATTTTTTGTTTCTCAACGCCAACCTTTCTGCTGAGGCAAGGGAAAGTACAACATCCTTAGGGCTCGACACAAGATCTTCATCTAAGCTAAGCTTCGTTTTCAAATCATCTGGCAACACCTGCAAAATTATAGGGTGAAAAGCAAGATGCGGGGGAATGCACCAAAGTTATTGAAGCAACATACCATAACTTCGTTCACAAGCTTTTCTAGCTGAATTTGTTCGATATATGTGCGCGGGATGTATGAGCCTTCCAACCCTAACTGATCAGCAATAGATTTTACAACCAGACGATCTCTTCCTTGAACCTTAGTATATCAATTCAAGGTTTTAGTAACTTCACCAACAAAGAATTAACTATAACCACTTCGTTTATCAATTTGTCTACACTTCTTCAGCAACAAGGATACGGGCACAACAGTGGGAATCCTTGATGCCCAGAAAGTTGCATCGGGTTAAAGAATCAAGAAATAAGTTGGACCAAATTTCTGAAACAATGGGccaaaaaaagaagaggaaaactgCAGACAAAGATTATTCGATATAGAAATGAGACTAATGTAGTACCAAATACGGTTGATATGTGAATTCATAATGATGATGATATCCAGTATATAAATTAAGATGGAGAAAGGGTCAAACTGACTCCCTAAGTCAACTAGATATCCCCAAGTAAAAAAAGCTCCAATCAAATCCCCTAAACCCGTAAATTGTTCAATTGAGtccaaattgacttgtttagcaGGTTAATTCTTCCTAGGTTTGACATGTGTCCAAATTAATTCTTCCTTGGCATATAATTTAAATACTACCTGAACATATTGCCGATTCAGCTGTTCAAGCCAATCAATTTTAACACAAACCCTTTCGTCACGAAACACATGGCTACTTCGTTTGAGGATTGCTGCCATTGTATATCCCAAAGCCATCAACCCACCAAGAAGCCGCACACTAACTTCAAAAGTGATCCTCGGCGAAATAATAAACGGAGAATCCGTGACCCATTCCTGCAATTCAGATGCATAAacaattgcaatttgcaaataaTCAGTGCTTCAGAGTCTTGATTACTCTCCCTTCgactaaaatagtaaaatattttcTACATGCAACACGTATAAAAGTCTTATATTTCAGTGTATAATAGGACTGCCACAGACAAACTATAGAACTTAAACTCGATTGTAACAGAAACTCAAGATTTCAACAAAGCAGAAGTCCTTAAACAAACCTCAAACATGAGATTATATCTTCCTTCTCTGTTCCTCATCCTCAAATACGAATGGCACGACTCTGGATCTTCGCCAGGTGGCAAAAGATAAATATCATAAGTCTCTTCCATACCCTCTGTATGTTCCTCGGACAATAATGACTTGATCGTTTCCACATTCACTTCCTTTGAAGACTGCAGAGGATGAAATTAGCTTAAACGTCAATGAAAAAAACTTCTATATAGCAGTAACTCCAGGGTTTCTGTATGCTTATAAATAGGAGAGGATCAACCGAGTAAGGATAGAGGGACGCAGTTACCTTTAGAATATAAGTAGGGCTCTGAAATCCAGTGAACGGATtaaatttattgattatttttatatgtGCTGTTTGTAGATCAGGCTCAATAAACGCCTTATACATTGGATAAACCTGCATTTAGGTTTAAACCGTACAACATTATGAGAGgaaatttttcaaagtcaatttttgaaTGAATCAGTTTCAGTTGACGATGTGGAAACAAACCGTTTCAGATATTTGCTGGATTATCTCTTCCGGTTCTTGCTCAACACGTTGTATATCACGCAACACTCGTTTTACTAGATCAAAATGAACACCCCCCGTTACAGATACTCGAAGATCAAGAAAAGGCCGCAGTTTCTCATTCAATGCATAGATGCCCTCTATAATTACAATACGGGATTCAGGGACTTCAAGCGTCCTGCACCAGCACCCAAGGCATAAGATCGTACTTGTGGATTGATGAAATACAGAGGCATATTCCCCAACATTGAAAAGAAAGAGCGCGTTGAAGCATTTCAAGAAAAGATAGTAAATGTCAAAATGAATCGGAACCCTAACCCGCATCAATTAAGTCACAGTACACTTAGGTAAGTTAAAACACGTGAAACTGTGAAAGGATAGAGCTAATTGAATACAAGCACATCTTTTGTTAATGGGAGCTTAAGAAGCT from Ipomoea triloba cultivar NCNSP0323 chromosome 7, ASM357664v1 encodes:
- the LOC116025453 gene encoding inorganic pyrophosphatase TTM2 isoform X1, with amino-acid sequence MARNTTNNGSAHQKSGLLKDQVRLVKRKDCDRYEIAPIPDNLSFEKGFFVVIRACQLLAQKNDGITLVGFAGPSGAGKTMFTEKILNFMPTVAVISMDNYNDASRIIDGNFDDPRLTDYDTLLKNIQDLKVGKPVEIPIYDFKSSSRVGYRTLEVPESRIVIIEGIYALNEKLRPFLDLRVSVTGGVHFDLVKRVLRDIQRVEQEPEEIIQQISETVYPMYKAFIEPDLQTAHIKIINKFNPFTGFQSPTYILKSSKEVNVETIKSLLSEEHTEGMEETYDIYLLPPGEDPESCHSYLRMRNREGRYNLMFEEWVTDSPFIISPRITFEVSVRLLGGLMALGYTMAAILKRSSHVFRDERVCVKIDWLEQLNRQYVQVQGRDRLVVKSIADQLGLEGSYIPRTYIEQIQLEKLVNEVMVLPDDLKTKLSLDEDLVSSPKDVVLSLASAERLALRNKKFRSGMSHSYSTHRDTNLSKVDEFSSTNQKLDDRALVLPSTLANQGSIAQLSEQISTLNDRMDDFTSRMEELNSNLSNRRSSPSAPNIAQLSETGNGSAPTSHFISSLENGSLTGSIMPHSSSFSHMARDSTLTEELSNIARSQRQIMLQLDNLSTLLRERSGPRSQHKPRTRRHRLISALDPVKVPAISALSVAGLGLGILFFRSFRHRN
- the LOC116025453 gene encoding inorganic pyrophosphatase TTM2 isoform X2 yields the protein MARNTTNNGSAHQKSGLLKDQVRLVKRKDCDRYEIAPIPDNLSFEKGFFVVIRACQLLAQKNDGITLVGFAGPSGAGKTMFTEKILNFMPTVAVISMDNYNDASRIIDGNFDDPRLTDYDTLLKNIQDLKVGKPVEIPIYDFKSSSRVGYRTLEVPESRIVIIEGIYALNEKLRPFLDLRVSVTGGVHFDLVKRVLRDIQRVEQEPEEIIQQISETVYPMYKAFIEPDLQTAHIKIINKFNPFTGFQSPTYILKSSKEVNVETIKSLLSEEHTEGMEETYDIYLLPPGEDPESCHSYLRMRNREGRYNLMFEEWVTDSPFIISPRITFEVSVRLLGGLMALGYTMAAILKRSSHVFRDERVCVKIDWLEQLNRQYVQVQGRDRLVVKSIADQLGLEGSYIPRTYIEQIQLEKLVNEVMVLPDDLKTKLSLDEDLVSSPKDVVLSLASAERLALRNKKFRSGMSHSYSTHRDTNLSKVDEFSSTNQKLDDRALVLPSTLANQVTLMHTTRVEYICLLSLGIYCTAIGTDFYSKR